A stretch of DNA from Malus sylvestris chromosome 9, drMalSylv7.2, whole genome shotgun sequence:
ACAACCTCTGAGCCTCGACAACTAGAGGAGTCGTCCTGTTGCCGATGGTATTGGCAGGTAAAATACTAAGTAACTTGTCGTTCTTTTCAACCATGCTTTTAGCTACGTCCACCCTATCttgacaaaatattattaaaagaaaaagagcTGTCAAACCAAGATTGTCTTGTATTTCCAAGTCTTCCTTTGTCATTGAATCCACCAGCTGTTTTATGATGCGCACCCTACTTCTGAAATTCCAGAGGGCGTAGTGAAAAGCGGTACCGCCACCTTGAATTTTGTCATCTGAAATTCTTGCACTTCCGAGCTCGGGATGTTTGCGAAGTAACTTGATGGCATTATCCCAATCTCCCGACTTCACAGATTTGACGAAAGTTTCCCGGATATCATTTCCACTGCTCTCATCATGTCCTGCGTGCCATGCTTTATATACAAATTCTAACATTGTTAATAAAACTTCTCTTAGCAGTCGATGCAGATTTAATTAGTATTGATTAGAATTATATACAAGTCTTAGCATATATACCTCCAGTGCGCCCTTCTTCCTTTGCCAACTCTGGGATGGCATCATGTTGAATGGTTCGTGTTGGATATGCTTGAACAAGTATCCTCTCGTTTGAAAAAGGAAATCTTGGTGTTCAGATATTACCATGGTAAGAATATGAGCATTAGTATGAGTCTGTGAATTTAGTTATTGAATTCAAGATTGAATAGAAAGTCTTGTTGGGAATGGATTTGTAATCCATGTTGTTCTGAAACACTTGAGGAACAAAGATACTGAACTACTATTTGAATAGAATCAGATTTCTATATGGATTTTAATAGGGGAATCCTTATAGAACTTGGCTAGGATTATGTTGTCTATATAGTGGCATATGCTTTCACAGTTTGCACGCTCTATCATCGGACTAAAACCTATTATTAGTTAGAGCAAAAGTTAGAGTAAATTGATTACTGGAGAGAGGAGAAGGTGCACTGCTTGTTTGCTGTAGAACTTggacatgtgcttgtcacatcTCGGCTTAGGCCCCatcacatcccaggctcgactctgccgtagcacgatattattcgttttgggtcccgaccacgtcctcacggttttgtttctgggaactcagaagttcccaatgggtcacccatcatgagattgcttTCGCGcaaactcgtttaacttcggagttccgatggaacccaaagccagtgagctctcaaaaagACTTAtgctagatagagatgagaatatacatataaggtttaaaggatcctcacccctaaacGATGTTGGATCTTACACTGCTTCTTCTAGTTCATCTACTGGTAAGTTTCTTCTCTGTGCTACAGGATTATGaattgggttttgtgttttgatcacTGTGATTCATATCACATGTTTCTGGTATATGTTTATGCTAACAACCATTCAATTCTCAATTTGCCTTTTCTGTTTCCTTCTTACAAATGCCTGTGTTTGTGAGAAGTTCAGCTGGTACTGGAGAATAATCGTGCACACATTTCTACTTATCAATTTATGTCGTACCTCTTCCGTCTGATGATTGATTACGACCTGGATTCAATTTTTCTAACAAAGTATCCCATGCTTCTTTGGCTGTGGTTGCGCTCTTGATAAATTGATAAGTATCATCCCCGCAAGAATTCGGGATTGCATATAAGGCCTTGACATTCTTCATCTTCCAAGCCTTAATTtcagcttctttttcttctcctgTTTTGATAATTGGTAAAGATCCCTAGAGAAAATAGGAAAATGAGAATATATGAAATAAGTATGAATTTAAATACAATCTAATTTCCAAACAATATGAAAATCATAGAACATACATCAATTGGAAAGGGGTCAATAAGAGGCGGTTTTTTATATGTGCCTTCGACAATATCCCAAAGATCTTCTGCCATCAAGTAAGTCTTCACCCGAGGACTCCAATCGTCATAGTTCTTAAGGTTAAGAACTATAGGAACAATTGTAGCTGCTGCCATGTTCAATCTGCCTACTTATTCAATGAGATTTTACGTCAATCGAGCATACGTGAaaccaaaaaaaggaaaaaaaattgaaacaaaggaAGTCTAAGCATACCTTAAACGATGAACATATAAAAAAGTCAGTGACCAGACGGCCCAAATGTGATGACAAACTTGAACAACCACCAAGGCATGTAAGGATAAGGGCTCTGAGAAACCATATACCCCCGGAGCTTTGGCGCTTTATATAATATAAACTGACCAAGCATCCTGCTGTACTCCAAAAAGGTTGGTGGAGTCCTCGACTTTGTTGAGATTGATCCTTCTTGTTCTGCAAGACAGAGAAAACCTGATCCGACCCGGATAATACAAGTTTACTATATTTTTAGATATTCCTACAATCTAAGGATTAGGGCGTGACTCAAGTAATCACTCCTAAATGAAACAATATCTAATCCTAGATATTTTCTTAGATTCTCTTAGTTTAATAGGTATTGTATATTCTAAAAGGTTTCTCCCGACCAGTATAAATACCCTCATGTAGAGTAGATTTCTAGTAGCAATTATGTAATGCATACATTATTCTCTTTTTTCTGCTTGAGTCTTAAtattgcttactaacttgactGCTCGCACCGTTGCCAAGGTCTGACTTCAATTGTAACGTCGAAGCATTTCGCTAGTATCCCATCATTGCCAAGGTCTGACTTCAATTGTTTGCTTTCTCACAGGTAGCTAGACTTGCTCACCACCTTTGTCTACGACGctacacaaatttaatttcGATGGATCATCTTGTACTTACTTGGTTTAttgcaaggaagaaggaggtgaAACTTGCACCATCAGATACACAAATATTATCCTTACAAGAAAGTATAATCAAGCTTgtagagcaaaaaataatcaagaaaattatgaagaCAACACGTGGAATTTtaggtaaaaatgacaaaaattaccCTCAAGACACACCGGAATTCCCACACTTGTGCAAAGGACAACAACAgtgatcaaaatgatatttattcaaatccctctcatcactcTTCATCAAATCCCCACTTAAATTAAAAGGTAACTTCCAATTATCCTATTTAAATTAGGATTGATTGCCTAGATTAATTGCaatatattatttcacataatattacataattgcaagatattatttcacataatatctagCAATTGAATCCCTAATTCCACCAAAAATGGCCAGAccctattctccaaatagggccaaCCACATCCCTATAAATAGTCCAATTTTTTCCACTAAAATGCTAATTCATTCTCTCTTTAAAAATTCCTAAatactttctctctcaaattctaactttggtatCGGAGGTTCTTCAGTCAAAACCCTCCTCATTCATCGTGGACGAATAAGATTCTCGACCTTAattttaggtgttattattttacaggtatattttcttcaaaaataaggaaatttgcatccacaaaacTCGTTCCTCTTTTGGTCCACTTGTTCTCAAGAAAGTGTAATCAaactctttccttttttttttttggtcaaaactcTTTCCTCTTTTGATCCACTTGTTCTCTTATCTCATCCCTTAACAAGATCTAGAAACTCCAAAAACTAATTGATTGCGGGGCCTTCTTTGTATGCCCACCTCCAAGCGTAGACACGGTTTCGTCTCTTCTTTTTAGCAAGACTAAGACAACCCTTTCAATTTgacccaaaaagaaaaaaaaaaagacacttTCAACTATGCATGATTCATAACAATCGAATCAGGATTTTTTCGGACTCTCTGTATGAAGAGTCTAGGGATCAACTTATCTTAATTGTTCATTGAATATTGTGCAGTCAGTTTTAAGTTAAGATTGTTTGTGttcaatttaaataaaaaatttaaaataatttctgaccgcatgaTGACTGATAACCAGATAGAATTAATTGAACCCTaatatcctcacaaagaggatccgaatACAATCATGTTCCTTAACAATCATAAATTAGTCTGGAAACAAGAAGTGATGTTCTTTTGCCACAAGTATGAAAATCAAATattgatattttaattttactaaGACGCCTTATCTCACTGAGAGGTATCAGTTGTATAAATCCTTCATTATCAtaagaatttgattaaaaacaaaatgtcAGTTGTTGACTGCTTGACACCTTTCGTCCTATTTTATTCAGGCTTGAGAATAGCAAAGTTAATCTTATTCCAACactattttaaaataataatctcATTACAAAAAAGACAGGTGTAAGCTCACTATGGAGtgttgtctttctttttccaaaatATATCTTTGTTTCAATTGGACAAATAGAACTTTAAGCTAAAAAATCCACAGTACGAATATGGTCCTCTTCAtcgaatttgaaattttttaaattaatccCACGTCAGTGAAATTGATGGGAGATTTTTATATACGAGATACCAAATTCACgtgatttattattttctttgttgtATTATGGGTGGATGCATAATTTGATGTCTCATTAGTAAACTATTTTGATAAAAATGAGGAGAAATTACATTTTACCGGCTAAAATTTGAGTGTAATTGTAACATTATACAAcatgtttaaaatatttaaatttcataaatttacTTGATATTTAATTTGAATTTCATACATTCATTAAAAATTCAGTTAAGTTTATTATTTATGAGTGACGCATAGATAaaagattataaaaaaattaatttaaaaataaaataacttgTTATGCCAAGTGGCCCCACCCCCTTCAATCATAGAGTGGAGTCTGAA
This window harbors:
- the LOC126634632 gene encoding uncharacterized protein LOC126634632; translation: MAAATIVPIVLNLKNYDDWSPRVKTYLMAEDLWDIVEGTYKKPPLIDPFPIDGSLPIIKTGEEKEAEIKAWKMKNVKALYAIPNSCGDDTYQFIKSATTAKEAWDTLLEKLNPGRNQSSDGRGTT